From a region of the Mercurialis annua linkage group LG1-X, ddMerAnnu1.2, whole genome shotgun sequence genome:
- the LOC126673393 gene encoding uncharacterized protein LOC126673393, with protein MDAIKGESGGLFRLTEGSWSDTMCNWSPDGEWIVFSSDREDPGSGSFELFLIHPNGAGLKRLFQSGLGGKINHPYFSPDGKSLVFATDYAGISAEPISNPQNPQPYGEVYTMKLDGSELKRLTHNSFENGSPSWGPMYIKPQDLAWLDGGPRPECSFGDGIWT; from the coding sequence ATGGATGCTATTAAAGGAGAAAGCGGCGGACTCTTCAGGTTGACAGAAGGTTCATGGAGCGACACAATGTGTAATTGGTCACCAGATGGTGAATGGATTGTGTTTTCTTCAGATCGAGAAGATCCGGGTTCAGGAAGTTTTGAGTTGTTTCTGATCCATCCTAATGGAGCTGGATTAAAGAGATTGTTTCAGAGTGGATTGGGTGGAAAAATTAATCATCCTTATTTTAGTCCAGATGGGAAGAGTTTAGTATTTGCTACAGATTATGCCGGAATATCTGCGGAACCCATTTCCAACCCACAAAATCCTCAACCTTACGGCGAAGTTTACACTATGAAATTGGATGGGTCTGAGTTAAAACGGCTGACTCATAACTCATTTGAAAATGGAAGTCCTTCGTGGGGTCCTATGTATATCAAACCTCAAGATTTGGCATGGCTAGACGGTGGACCCAGACCCGAATGTTCATTTGGAGATGGAATTTGGACATGA